The following proteins are encoded in a genomic region of Salminus brasiliensis chromosome 17, fSalBra1.hap2, whole genome shotgun sequence:
- the plekhb2 gene encoding pleckstrin homology domain-containing family B member 2 isoform X1, with the protein MAFVKSGWLHRQSTILRRWKKNWFDLWSDGRLIFYDDQQRRDMEDEIHMKVDCINIRNASACRELTPPEGKSKEALLQIVCRDGRVISLCADSADDALAWTMALQDARTNTVVVPPQFGFTQEVVASAPPSYAELNPTPQVYYPDQYGGYVPHPPPYTSHVVYSAGGQQYTFASPYHYPAAYPPREANHVIIEDRRRDDAGDMALGMLAGAATGLAIGSLFSVF; encoded by the exons ATGGCGTTTGTTAAGAGCGGGTGGCTCCACCGACAGA GCACCATCCTGCGTCGCTGGAAGAAAAACTGGTTTGACCTCTGGTCAGATGGCCGCCTTATTTTCTACGATGACCAGCAGCGGCGTGACATGGAGGACGAGATCCATATGAAGGTGGACTGCATCAACATCCGTAATGCCAGTGCCTGCAGAG AGCTGACCCCTCCTGAAGGAAAAAGCAAAGAAGCCCTTCTTCAAATCGTGTGCCGTGATGGACGTGTTATTAGCCTCTGCGCAGACAGTGCGGACGATGCGCT AGCCTGGACCATGGCCCTCCAAGATGCCAGGACCAACACT GTGGTGGTTCCTCCTCAGTTTGGGTTTACTCAGGAGGTTGTTGCCTCTGCTCCTCCTTCCTATGCAGAACTAAATCCGACACCTCAG GTGTACTATCCAGACCAGTATGGAGGCTATGtccctcatcctcctccttaTACCAGCCATGTGGTTTACTCTGCAGGTGGGCAGCAGTATACATTTGCCTCCCCGTATCACTACCCAG CAGCCTACCCCCCACGTGAGGCCAACCACGTCATCATTGAGGACCGGCGCCGCGACGATGCAGGAGACATGGCCCTCGGGATGCTAGCCGGCGCTGCGACGGGATTGGCTATCGGTTCTCTTTTCTCTGTGTTTTAA
- the plekhb2 gene encoding pleckstrin homology domain-containing family B member 2 isoform X2, with the protein MAFVKSGWLHRQSTILRRWKKNWFDLWSDGRLIFYDDQQRRDMEDEIHMKVDCINIRNASACRELTPPEGKSKEALLQIVCRDGRVISLCADSADDALAWTMALQDARTNTVVVPPQFGFTQEVVASAPPSYAELNPTPQVYYPDQYGGYVPHPPPYTSHVVYSAAAYPPREANHVIIEDRRRDDAGDMALGMLAGAATGLAIGSLFSVF; encoded by the exons ATGGCGTTTGTTAAGAGCGGGTGGCTCCACCGACAGA GCACCATCCTGCGTCGCTGGAAGAAAAACTGGTTTGACCTCTGGTCAGATGGCCGCCTTATTTTCTACGATGACCAGCAGCGGCGTGACATGGAGGACGAGATCCATATGAAGGTGGACTGCATCAACATCCGTAATGCCAGTGCCTGCAGAG AGCTGACCCCTCCTGAAGGAAAAAGCAAAGAAGCCCTTCTTCAAATCGTGTGCCGTGATGGACGTGTTATTAGCCTCTGCGCAGACAGTGCGGACGATGCGCT AGCCTGGACCATGGCCCTCCAAGATGCCAGGACCAACACT GTGGTGGTTCCTCCTCAGTTTGGGTTTACTCAGGAGGTTGTTGCCTCTGCTCCTCCTTCCTATGCAGAACTAAATCCGACACCTCAG GTGTACTATCCAGACCAGTATGGAGGCTATGtccctcatcctcctccttaTACCAGCCATGTGGTTTACTCTGCAG CAGCCTACCCCCCACGTGAGGCCAACCACGTCATCATTGAGGACCGGCGCCGCGACGATGCAGGAGACATGGCCCTCGGGATGCTAGCCGGCGCTGCGACGGGATTGGCTATCGGTTCTCTTTTCTCTGTGTTTTAA